One window of Channa argus isolate prfri chromosome 4, Channa argus male v1.0, whole genome shotgun sequence genomic DNA carries:
- the armc10 gene encoding armadillo repeat-containing protein 10, whose amino-acid sequence MGDGTVTPRLGNMKALLGIVAGAGAFYGIYKLVSGGSFKRNKKSANGESPSVRRSQQSEVTLKPGSLLAKVSGLDVACPRPVDGASGDIIHPSPGNLEPQHLKILLSSLQTINNPFERFQILLTLANAAAFTVNQNLIRELEGIHIIAGFLSDPAAEVRVQTLIALNNLCMNIKNQEQIKVYVPKVLELIEMSPVNSDLQLGALRLLTNLSVTDKHQYLFKESITLLLSLLVVSNEALQVQALKVLVNVSSNPDMMDDIVQAQAPASVVLLFDARTAPAVLLRLLTFAGNLKAWRPSAQVADELRQKQDCLFRVMLDESSQLHSRLVQLLSHPNGEIQAQVARILT is encoded by the exons ATGGGGGATGGCACTGTTACTCCTAGGCTCGGCAACATGAAGGCGTTGCTTGGAATTGTTGCCGGAGCCGGAGCTTTTTACGGTATATACAAACTTGTGAGCGGAGGAAGTTTCAAGAGAAATAAGAAAAGTGCAAACGGTGAAAGTCCTAGTGTCAGGAGGAGTCAGCAGAGTGAAGTTACCCTAAAGCCGGGGAGTCTGCTGGCAAAAGTGTCCGGACTGGATGTTGCCTGTCCCCGACCTGTGGATGGAGCATCAG GCGATATCATCCATCCGTCCCCAGGAAACTTGGAGCCACAGCACCTGAAAATTTTGCTATCCAGCCTGCAGACCATCAATAATCCATTCGAAAGATTTCAGATCCTGCTTACCTTAGCAAATGCTGCTGCCTTTACTGTGAATCAG AATCTAATACGGGAATTAGAAGGGATTCATATCATAGCGGGTTTCCTCTCTGATCCAGCAGCAGAGGTTAGAGTGCAGACTCTAAttgctttaaataatttgtgtaTGAACATCAAAAACCAGGAACAAATCAAG GTTTATGTGCCAAAAGTGCTGGAACTGATTGAAATGTCACCAGTGAATTCTGACCTTCAGCTTGGTGCTCTTAGACTGTTGACAAACCTTTCAGTCACAGACAAGCATCAGTACCTGTTTAAAGAATCAATTACACTTTTACTGTCTCTACTTGTTGTGAGCAATGAAGCATTACAG gtTCAAGCTTTGAAAGTCCTTGTGAATGTGTCATCTAATCCAGATATGATGGATGACATTGTCCAAGCtcag GCACCAGCTTCGgttgtgctgctgtttgatgCACGAACAGCCCCTGCAGTGCTATTGCGACTCCTGACGTTTGCAGGGAATTTAAAGGCTTGGAGGCCCTCAGCCCAGGTGGCTGATGAACTGAGGCAGAAGCAGGATTGCCTCTTTCGGGTGATGTTAGATGAATCATCCCAGCTTCACAGCAGACTGGTTCAGCTGCTTTCACACCCTAATGGGGAGATTCAAGCCCAGGTGGCTCGTATCTTGACATAG